The Plasmodium yoelii strain 17X genome assembly, chromosome: 14 DNA segment agtgAAGATGTTTTAACTGTATATTTACAAAAAggtgataaaaaaaacaacaacATTGAACTTTcaaatgatgatgataatagtAAAATGGCGGCACAatggaaagaaaaaaattatttaaattctCTTCAAAGCATTTCAAATTTAggagataataataaaagtgaAGTTGGAATTAAAAATGGTCAGAAAAATATTAGCGAAGAAGATGATCCGTATTATCTTGATGACATGTCAGAAAATTATCCTCTTATAATGGATGCtgcaaaagaaaaaaaaaaaaaaaaaagaaaaaaaaaaacagataaaaaaaaaaacagtgAAAAGGAACAAACAAATCAGGAAGAAGGTTcgattaaaaaaatagaccAAGAAGtagatataaatgaaaacgaatctaagaaaaagaaaaaaaaaggcaCAAATACTACAGCCGAAATTGATACCAATAcagatgataataaaattatcttTACCTCGACTCCTAATACACTTCCAAATGGAActatagataataaaaatcatgaattcacaaaaaaaacaacggaaataaaaaaagatgatgaaaatattgaAGGAAATGAAAAGGAACAAGAAGacgagaaaaaaaaaaatacaaaaagttCCTTCAAAATaggaaatttatttaatgttttttttgataaaaataaaaaagatgtatcaaaaaaaaagaatgaCAAAAAAGGTACCACAACAATTGAAAACCAAGAGAATACAATAACTCCTCTTActaaattaaatgaaaatgatattcaaagtcataaaaaaatggagGAACAAAGTTTAAAAGATGAtgtaaaaaaagataaaaatattaatgaaatagATAATGTAACAAAGGAAGTTGAAAATATAGATGGGAAAATTGTAAAACaaggtaaaaaaaaacaagatgatggaaaaaataaattaaataaaaaaaaagatacacaaaaagaaataaatgaaagTAAAGAAGATctatcaaaaaaaatcaaacaaaataaagataatacaGAAATTATAGAAGAAACAgataatcaaaaaaataaaaatttgctCGAAAAAAGGGAAGATGAATTATATGGGGAAAGAAATGATGATACTTTTTATAATCAAGACGGTAAAACtgataaagataaaaaaaacaaaagtataaataataaaaagaacaAAGAtgttgataataataatatagctGAACAAATGATGCATATTgaagaaattataaaaataataaaaaaaaacccCAAAATggaatataaacaaatagtTGTAGAAtactttaaaaatatttataaaggTAAGggggaaaaagaaaaaaaccaAAATATCAATATAGGTAAATTTTGTAAtcttattaattattatataactgaaaataaattacctgatatattaaaagaagtagatgaagatataaataatacaagCGATAATGACAATTTGGCTACCAGTGCAAATGCAAGTAGCAATGATTATGTTAGTGTAGATCTTGAAAATGGAGACACAAATAATTGTGTTACTATTTCACAATCTAATATAGAATCGAATAGTAATGtagataaagaaaatataaacaaaaatgaagatgaaaataaagagaaaaaaaaagaaatggaagatgataaaatgataaaaaaaaaaaaaacaagtaaaaaaaatattttccaaAAAGAAATAGAAGATGAAATTATGGATATTATAAAAGATATAATGATCCATAGATtacaaatgaaaaataaaaataataccattaacaataataaaaataaaaaaaaaaataaaaataaaataaaaaatgatgacaAAGGTATTATTgatcaaataaatttatttaatgaattttatgAAGATAATGTTCTTTTTAATGATCTCAAAATTTTTGTAAAAGATTTATGTATTGCCAAAAATAAAGCTATGCAAAATAATGATATGGAGgatgatattatttatttaatacaaggcgaaaaaaaatggaaaaataaaataaaagaaaaaggaTACAAcgattatttattatatgcaaATGAtgataacttttttttaaaacctTACAAAGGAATAatggaatatatttttaaaaaaaaaccaaaaacaaaaacaatAACAACAAcgaataacaataataattatcCAAATATGACTGAAGAAATTGtacatacaaataataatgaatacaCTACAGACgatatgtttaatatatataaagaattaaTTTTGTCGAAAAACACAAATTTGCACACAGCTAACGATATAATATTTGATAAAATGTTTAATGAAGAAATTAATTTAGTACAACAATTATGCAAAGGGGATTATTATAGCCAAAATGCAGGAGACAAAATAGCTAGCTCTAATAAAAAAGGAGATAATAGTCATATATACAAACTAAAACATTATGAAAAACAATCAAAAAATTTGTCCTTAAATTATGCCCCTAATTTATGggtaaattataataattccTTTTATACTAATGAAATGAGCGAAAAGGTTAATTTAAGTGCATAGCCCCTACAAAACTATGCACACACTGAGAAGTTGCATgtgcatacatacatatatatacatacatacatatatatatatatatccatgcAATTTTGTGAACAATGCAAGTTTGTGAACAGTGCAAGTCTTCGTGGATTTACCAAAACTCATGAATGCTCATtgaacataaaaattaaaaacatgCGAACCTAAGCGTGTCATAGatagaacaaaaaaattatgtacggttcatataattttgtttattttatcattttttttattactttttcattatttttttattatttttttattattttttcattatttttttattattttttcattattttttcactttttttttaattttttcctatttttgttatatttgcaattttaaatttatttttcgaATTAAAAACactaataaaattttttaaacatttttacGTCGTGCAACATTCGAAGTTATTGTATTGGATTTATGCCCttaaagaaagaaaaaaaaaaatatatcataaaaagATAAAACTAAAACATATCAAAGGTTGTAACAAAATGAACAATGGGTTTAGTATTTATTTGGACATCATGCCCAATTCTTAAATCACAAAAAATGgttttgcaaaaaaaaaaaaaaaaaaaataatttttgaaagAATTTGGGTGTAAGCCacttttccattttatttcACGTTGAACTGAAAAAATTGCACACATATGTACATATGAAATTGAtaatttatatgaagttATGTGAAGAAATTATGTGAAGAAATTGTGTGAAGAAATTGTATGAagaatttacatttttttataaccaCAGAAAGTCATAAAAAAATCTGCGTGCCCACTCGAAATGGACCTTAAAACAGAGGCATAGTTGCTGGTATGTTTGACAGGAATAAGAGCaataattttcataattttgaaatcattttgttctttatttttcattatttgtaTAATAGTTCCATTTTTATGTTGAACTAAATTTTTTACTATAGCCCCAATAAAAGATTCATGAGTTTGTATTTGAATCAATGTTATTGGTTCGgctatacatatatttgcTTCTCTaattatttgataatataaatcattaCATGCATATTTAGAAACTGCTAATGTGCAATCATCAGGTATTTCGagttttgttattttaaCTTCTGTACTAATAATACTACCATTTGTTCTATATCCATTActtaaacaattttttaaagtaGTTATACAactatttaaaatatcatcataaaattttgcattttttttatctcttttttttaaatcttcaATATATGTTTCaacatttttatcaattaATACTGTACTTTGAAATAAATCCTCgtaattaaaatttaataaataatcatCAGCTTTATCTGATTCATCTTTTTCACTAAGTATGTCATCGGTATTATCTAAATGTCTATCTATTAATAATTCAGATGTATCTGAAAATTTAGATTCTGTTTTGGTAACTTCACTAATATTATTAGAGTCCAAGATAATAGTATCATTTATGTTCGTCCGAATCTTggaattattataatatgttgcagaattattttttataaaagaatattttggagttttatttttatttttatcgtcATATGATGAATAATTAACATTGGTATTTGTTTTGTTTGTTGATGAGAAAGATTCTGATAAATCATcacattttaaaatattttgaatatattttgaaacaTCTACAAATTCTTTTTCCTTAATACTTAAACCAATTAATATACTTGAAAATTtagaatttatttttatttcttttttaatagtATCTTCATAATTTcctaaaatatattctttttGTACTATTTCAACATCATCAGTTTTAATATCAATTTTGTAatcactttttattttatctaatGTTACttcaatatttaatataccTATAGACccaattattaatttattatttttatctgtATATGAAATTATACTATTATCTTCTATACATATATCctttagtatttttttcaattctttttcttttctatAATCTTTAGGTTCTATTGAACAAGTACaaactattatatttttactgattctttttttataactttttaaAAAGTACCATAatcctttattttttatttcgctACCAAATATTCTGTATATTTCATTGAATTTGGCTAGTTTACTATTACCTGTCCATTTATTGTCACAATTGTTCATAACATTAtcagaaatattttttatcaccTCAACTTTATCAagatcattaatattttgatattttttttcctctttCATATAATCTTTCTTTAGTTTTCCTTTATCCATAGAACTTGTtgtttcatttatttcaaaCATAATGTCACAGACTTGTATATTTTCAAACCCTCTTATCATACCGATATCATTCatatttaattcattaatCATTATATATCGATctgcttttattttataaatattttttactaattCATATTTATGATTTCGAATATTGCAAAGTTtagaattttttaataaatttcctTTAAGAACTTTacaaaatgtattatatccatttttttcatttactaatttgaatataaataaaatagttttataaatattggttatttcatattttttatttaatatattattaaatatggtTCCATTAGAAACtttcaaattatttttacatttttcctCATCATTCTTTATATGATGAAGTgtcatattttcatattttctaTCTGACAAATATATATCTGTTTCACTTTTAACATTGTGTGTGATATAATCTAGGAGAAGATGAACCCCATACGAATTAAGAGCACTTCCTGAAAATATTGGGAATATATAtctcatatttatatatttaaccaAACCATTTTTAAggatatcatattttataggaatgttatttaaatatttatattcaattTGATTATCCAAATCGCATAAAAATTCTACTAGTTCTTCtcgtttttttattatataatcaattatttcattatttaaaatgttcAAAATATTGTCaacatctttatttttatccgTTTCGGATATTATATCTATACATGGCTcaatgagaaaaaaatgattatttatattttcatagttacatttttttaaaatatttgctaaagatatttttttataagctAACTTTTGACCATATTTAATTTGAGGAtagtaatataaatacatagaAGGCAAgtctaatatatattttagttttttattttcataaattgGGTATGTTATAAGTATGCTTTTTTTACTTAAACCATTTTTTAtactattaaaattataatcaatatctatttcatttatatccattttatttaaaaaaaaatatattggaatattttcttttatataacgaaatatatttaatgtttGAATTTGCAACCCCTCTTTTGCATCAATAACAATAACACATTTGTCTGATACACACAAAGATAAAAAAGTTTCATTACTAAAATCGATATGACCAGGGGTGTCTATTaaatttacatttatattattccaTTTAAAACATGAATAAGCTGTTTTTATTGTTATCCCTCTTTCTCTTTCTTGTTTAAGAAAATCCAATTGTGTATTTTGATCATTTATATTCCCCTTTACTCTTATTTCGTtcgaattatataaaatatcttCTGAAATCGTTGTTTTTCCTGCATCAATATGTGCAAGAATTCCTAAATTTACTACATCATGACAAAAAAAAcgtttattatactttaaatgaaaattatgaactgttaataatttttttaacataatatgaacaaaaaaaaaaaaaagctatTTTGTGTGCAATTTGTTCAGATAGCCCAATATAaatagtataataaaaaaaaatatatatatatatatagaaagagatacatatttatgttgtgttcatatttttatgttcCCTTTTTTGAAAGTAAAAAAGACTGAAAAGCTAAAACACATGAACTGTTAATGCGAATAAAAATGTACATTATAAAACTGTAgctttttatcataatttttgtttattttttttgtttttcacCTTGGTCTttcttcgttttttttttttaattgttttcTTCTATGTTTCCTATTCCTTGTTTTGtgcattttctatattatagAAGtttatatagaaataaaactCGCCCATACTAACATTGTATCCTTCAATTGCTGTTATTCAAAGtgatttataaaaatacttaacaatattttccattatttctttttcttaaatttatatatatggagttaaatatatttatttacttccaaattatttcatatatatcaaCATTCTTAAAgtataaattatgtaaaaatttaattgAAAAAgttctataattttttctcATCTTATATGAAGGTTAAAGGTGCATTTCCGTTCACCAgttacaaaatatatatatataatattacataatataatatatgcatataatttagcaaaataaaaaattggcCAACtgtaatatattatgtgttatattttatttattccattttgtattatcttattttttatgtttattcGAGTAATATTCCTATATTTTACAAGGAATATGATTATAGtcaattttcatttttgaaGAGAATAATTACCTATCCCATATggcaatatatttatatccaaATTCATATTTAGctattttttgtaaatggCATAATGAAACATGCTGGaaaagaaatttaaaaaaaatttattaataattaatatatctaCATTATTAATGATAGTAATAAAACGCTAACTTATGACCAACTTTTTGAGAGCATAATAAATGTATGGAGCCATTTGAAATAAGTACAATcgaacaaataaaaaaccAAACATACAACagttaatatttatttaaaaaataatatatatatagtactACTTCTTAAAACACCTTGTAAGTTATGTATTAACATATCagtttatatattaatgatatacaaaatatgCTAATTTTATGTACCTTCCTATAACTCAAAAAAGTAATAATCACAAAAATAAAACGATTCTAatgttaatattaattaaacaaTGAATAACAATCAAATTAATtcaaataacaataaaaatatggggACACAAAAatttaatcaaaattttacaaataacaatataaataataaacaacCCAATAATACATCATATCAGtacacaaatataaattacaCAAAAGCAAATCCCCCCACAATGatgaattataataataacccaaattttttaaatacaaattattGCAATTATAATAACATTGCCCCACCACCTACCAACATGCCACCAAACAACATGCCACCAAATAATAAGCATATTTATTACATGCCTCCAAACCCTTCTAATATTCCAAACCCTTCTAATATTCCAAGCCCCCCCAGTCCCCCAAATATACCCAGCTCACCAAATATGGATTATGGAAATAACacgaatttaaaaaatcatatatcTGAAGGAATGAATATCGAAAATGATAATTTGTTAGGTCAAGACTATGGTAAAACTAGTCATTATAATTCCAATTATATGGGAAACAATACTAATATGTTTGGAACCcatgttaataataaatatcctGATCAAGTACCCCCACCAAGTATACCCCCTCCAAATACAGGAgatatatatcaatatagTAACACAAATAATGtacataatatacatatgaaaAGTGGAGGGAATACATCtaatattaccaatataAGTGGAATTTTCAACATGAAAAATAATGGATCTATGATGGGATATCATGGTGAaaattctaataatataattaatataaattctgATCAAAGTATGAtaacaaataattttataagagatatgaaaaattatgactatccatataataataatcatatAGTTCCACCTCCTCTCCCTAATCCAAATCAAATACAGGcagataaaaaattttacaataataacgataataataataacttagAAAATGTGAATAGCATTAGAAACTCATCAAATAgtaacttaaaaaaaaatgaatataaaaataatagttgTAATATAAATGTAGATGGAAGAGAAAGATTgcaaaatgattataatcaaaattttgtaaatacAGGTGAAAGGCCTCAAAATTTTATTAGAGATagtgatgaaaataaaagatttattaaatatcctaaattaaaacaattattagaattaaaaaatgcaataataaaaaaaagatcAACACCAGctagatatataaaatgtgaCTTACGAAATTTTGATTTATCTAGTTTAGATGTAAAATTTGATGTTATATTAATTGATCCTCCTTGGAAAGAATATTATGatagaaaaatacaaaatctagatttattaaatagtatacatatagataattatgatataaatgatgatatatataatgataaagaTAAATATTGGTCTTTAGAAGATTTGtctaatttaaaaatagaaCAAATAGCAGAAGTTCcatcttttctttttatatgGTGTGGTGTAACACATTTAGAAGATGCTAGGGTTCTATTAAATAAATGGGGTTATCGTAGATGTGAAGATATATGTTGGTTAAAAACAAacattaatgaaaaaaataaaaaaattaaatatctcaatgaaataaataatgaaaattcaTATTTACAGAGAACTACCGAACATTGTTTAGTAGGAATTAAAGGTGCAGTACGACGATCTTATGATGTACATTTGATACATGCAAATTTAGATACagatattattattgcaGAAGAAactgaagaaaatatatataataataataaacccgaagaattatataaaattattgaaaaatttTGTTTAGGACGAAGAAAAATCGAGCTTTTTGGAACAAACACAAATATAAGAAATGGATGGTTAACAttaggaaaaaatataaatgctaCATTATATGATCaagaagaatataaaaattggtTCGAGGGTGACATTGCTTGGCCCGAAGCAACATCATATATTGGAGGAAAGTATATGGGAACAACTCAAGAAATCGAAAATTTACGTCCAAAATCTCCTCCTAGAAACGCTAATCCTTGATATATTGGGAACACTATTAAGTTCcctctaatatatttttatttttttctcttgattaattttattaaaaaattaatatccTAGAAGCAGTGGGCTTTTGTCTTTATTgtttatgtaatttttttgtagaaccacttataatatatacatatcgTATTATTAGATAGTTCAATGCACATTATATTCGTCTTATCGATCTGATAAaatcatataatatttttttaattatatacaacTCAAAATGTTCACACTTTAACTGcgtacatatatacatatacatacacgTACATACACGTGAGTCATAAAAGTATCTGCACATCCAGCTTTATTCGATgtgaatttatataatagttaGGTATTcctataattattttttttttttttttataaaacatgtacataatttatttgcaTGTCTGATAAACTTCGTTATGTTTGTCCTTATCAATGTtagcatataaaaaaaaaaaaaaaaaaaaaaaaaaagtattatCTACGATGTGTATAAATATACCTAATTATTGTTTaacttttaatataaattcaaAAAGTGGAcatatctaatttttattattaatttttttaatattagaaaatatatataatactcgGTTCGTGTATTTAATGCTCTCCACATTAGTATGCTTTTTAGCCGATAATAAAATACAGCCTCTTTTTTTACccaatgtatttttttattcattataaatattattataaaattgaaatagatttaaaaaagataacattttttttttttatcaccaaattatgaaataaaatggaaaagatACAAAAACACACAAAATAAATgtgtataattatatatgaacatTTACATAGAATATGGTAAAAATTATGACATTGCTTTATTTAATATTCATTGGtgcttatatatatttattgattTATCGATAAACATTAATTAAATAGATAAAaacacaaaataataaaagtacataaaaaaaatatgcacatgTAATACACTTTCATATTTGAGAAAAgccaaatataaaatatttattaagtcagcactttatttataataatatataatgaaaatttcgcaaaaaaataaaaaaataaaaaatagaaaaaaataaaaaaaaatataaaatataaaatataatggaaatatagtttattaacTATACACACATACACAAGCCAAATATCAAtcaattataatttatccCTTTAAGCAAAATGGtaatatttatacaaaaaaagaaaaaaaaaaaaagagaaagagACTGAATGTATTATGAACATACATGTGTACATACACTTTTATCCTATGTTTCCTTCAATTGTTTGTGAGCTTTAACTTTTATTTgggaatatataaaaaaaatacaatatatatataacatacaTATTTGAATAAAGGGATACAGTATTTAttctcttcttttttttatagtttaATAATGAACCCCTTGAAAAATCCGATAAGGAATTATATTCCATTTTGTTAGATGAAGAGAAACGACAAAAAGAGACAATCAATCTGATAGCATCAGAAGTAGGGGCATGCACACATACATGCATAATATTACttttacttatatttttattcagaTAATGTTGAAATGTGTTTAcatacaatattatataattttttcaccATTTCACCATTTCACCGTTTCAACTTTTGATTCCACAGAATCTAATAAACGCATCAGTAAAGGAATGCTTAGGACATGTAGTGAGCAATAAATATTCCGAAGGATATCCTAGAAAAAGATATTATGGAGGAAACGATTATATAGATAAGATAGAAGAGTTATGCTGTAAGAGAGCTTTAGAAACATTTAATTTAAACTCCGAAGAATGGGGAGTGAATGTTCAATCTTTATCTGGGTCTGCTGCAAATGTGCAAGCATTATATGCTTTAGTAGgaataaaaggaaaaatacTTGGAATGCATTTATGTTCAGGTGGACATTTAACACATGGTTTttttgatgaaaaaaaaaaagtttctGTTACATCTGATATGTTTGaatctaaattatataaaagtaATAGTGAAGGTTATGTAGATTTAGATGTAGTTAGAGAAATGGCATTATCTTTTAAACCTAATGTTATAATATGTGGATATTCAAGTTATCCTAGAGATCTAGATTATAAAAGATTCCGAGAAATAGCAGATGAAGttaatgcatatttattAGCAGATATTGCACATATATCTAGTTTTATTGCTTGTGGAAATTTAAATAACCCATTTTTATATGCAGATGTTGTTACTACTACTACACATAAAATCTTAAGAGGACCAAGAAGTGctatgatattttttaataaaaaaagaaatccTGGTATtgaacaaaaaattaatagttcTGTTTTTCCAAGTTTCCAAGGAGGaccacataataataaaatagctGCTGTTGCATGTCAATTAAAAGAAGTTCAAACTGaatcttttaaaaattatacaaaacaAGTATTAGAAAATAGTAAAGCGCTAgctaaatttttaataaataataatattgatttAGTAACAAATGGAACAGATAATCATATTGTTTTAATAGATCTAAGAAAATATGGAATAACAGGTTCTAAATTACAAGAAGTATGTAATACAATTAATATatcaattaataaaaatacaatacCTAGTGATAATGATTGTGTTTCTCCAAACGGAGCACGTTTAGGAACCCCTGCTATGACAACCCGAGGTgctaaagaaaatgatatgAAATTTATAGCAGATACCTTATTAAAAGCAATCAAAATAGCAGCTTCTTTGCaagaaaaatatggaaaaaaattaGTAGAGTTCAAAAAGGGCTTAACTAATAATCCCGAACTTGATGCTCTAAAGAAAGAAGTTGTACAATGGGTAACACAATTTCCATTCCCTTAAAGCTTTAATTTTATGCACACATCGTTCAAAAATCTGAACAAACACCAACGATATAATAACACTTTCGACAAACTTTCAAAAAACTTTCGACAAACTTTCAAAAAACTTTCACCAAACTTTCGACAAACTTTCAAAAAACTTTCACCAAACTTTCGACAAACTTATCCAATGGTGTATCATGCTCTTTTTGTTTTCCTTTTATCctgcataaatatataattgttattattgcacctatattttttttttcacttttgtcatattttatattttttttaattatatatataaacatgaCTAGCCATGCCATCATACAAATCTATATGTTTATTTCGTCTTGTGTGTGTAATGAGTAAATAATGTTAAAGTGAGAATATCTTGAAAAAACTGTACCATATTTCAAgtgatattttattacaaaaatatgaaaactTTATAAGGTTATCTTTATATcctcatttatattattatttatattattatattttttttttcttacaaagttatgataaaaaaaatacacaaaaaatatgtgtataCCATATATCTATACTATTTGTACCTATTTCCTGGATTTACCAAAAGGAAAGAAAGTAAAAGAGTTGcacattttttaaacaaagaataaaaaagagCTTTATTACAaagttaataatttttataatcatatttttattacttttctGCTAGCGaaaatgtgtttttttttttgttttttttttttttttttttttttttaaataaacttTTTCAACTAGCGATTTCCTATTAAGTGAAAGAACAAAACATGCTTATAATTATTCTaacttttttgtttttattaaaattattagatattgttttattaaaataaagtaaaaaaaacaaaaataaggGATTTTATCAATATGATTATTTGTCAGTTTAATAAACGTCCCA contains these protein-coding regions:
- a CDS encoding CCR4-NOT transcription complex subunit 4, putative; this encodes MRRGGNDKRFLRRTFNRSYYYKKSGKVEEWNNNTNKKIKNPSNINNKTEDDEIDFEEDEGEEDGDQINATDINEYPSDSIKNTKRNDTSSSNNKITKKKTVANEKDTQISTIENNNNVICPLCVEQLDETDRNFFPCDCGYQICLWCLYYIRDHMSNKCPACRRSYDEKNFIYNRETHEKLIKKTKNQHKNKGENNTANNSNNNNSNNNNNNNNNNNNNSGNGMSSSSIFAKSDLYKNSNIYNIHEYDNLLDVIKDLRVVQRNLVFVIGITENYAKKNILKKNEHFGKYGQILNIIINKSQAFNPQYNGPSFSAYITYSNEKEAINAIYFIDGMMLDNKILKASFGTTKYCSSFLKNYSCVNEECFYLHELGNVIDSFSKEDIHGPKHIYHDLLYHYFKKLPDSNKKGDNVSVVNLSSNTTKMGKLPEQQEENKNINAPLQNLASSTPTNYITAVNADIVGKNETANEVTKNNKLITSYTENTISTELKTKNLENSKDLINKNNEDLKNNLKLKQTNENNNVEEKQRKKWNSEGNFSNVIKNMKDNFTQNIEEDKIPDSILKTNKKNKKTKSEDVLTVYLQKGDKKNNNIELSNDDDNSKMAAQWKEKNYLNSLQSISNLGDNNKSEVGIKNGQKNISEEDDPYYLDDMSENYPLIMDAAKEKKKKKRKKKTDKKKNSEKEQTNQEEGSIKKIDQEVDINENESKKKKKKGTNTTAEIDTNTDDNKIIFTSTPNTLPNGTIDNKNHEFTKKTTEIKKDDENIEGNEKEQEDEKKKNTKSSFKIGNLFNVFFDKNKKDVSKKKNDKKGTTTIENQENTITPLTKLNENDIQSHKKMEEQSLKDDVKKDKNINEIDNVTKEVENIDGKIVKQGKKKQDDGKNKLNKKKDTQKEINESKEDLSKKIKQNKDNTEIIEETDNQKNKNLLEKREDELYGERNDDTFYNQDGKTDKDKKNKSINNKKNKDVDNNNIAEQMMHIEEIIKIIKKNPKMEYKQIVVEYFKNIYKGKGEKEKNQNINIGKFCNLINYYITENKLPDILKEVDEDINNTSDNDNLATSANASSNDYVSVDLENGDTNNCVTISQSNIESNSNVDKENINKNEDENKEKKKEMEDDKMIKKKKTSKKNIFQKEIEDEIMDIIKDIMIHRLQMKNKNNTINNNKNKKKNKNKIKNDDKGIIDQINLFNEFYEDNVLFNDLKIFVKDLCIAKNKAMQNNDMEDDIIYLIQGEKKWKNKIKEKGYNDYLLYANDDNFFLKPYKGIMEYIFKKKPKTKTITTTNNNNNYPNMTEEIVHTNNNEYTTDDMFNIYKELILSKNTNLHTANDIIFDKMFNEEINLVQQLCKGDYYSQNAGDKIASSNKKGDNSHIYKLKHYEKQSKNLSLNYAPNLWVNYNNSFYTNEMSEKVNLSA
- a CDS encoding tetracycline resistance protein TetM, whose amino-acid sequence is MLKKLLTVHNFHLKYNKRFFCHDVVNLGILAHIDAGKTTISEDILYNSNEIRVKGNINDQNTQLDFLKQERERGITIKTAYSCFKWNNINVNLIDTPGHIDFSNETFLSLCVSDKCVIVIDAKEGLQIQTLNIFRYIKENIPIYFFLNKMDINEIDIDYNFNSIKNGLSKKSILITYPIYENKKLKYILDLPSMYLYYYPQIKYGQKLAYKKISLANILKKCNYENINNHFFLIEPCIDIISETDKNKDVDNILNILNNEIIDYIIKKREELVEFLCDLDNQIEYKYLNNIPIKYDILKNGLVKYINMRYIFPIFSGSALNSYGVHLLLDYITHNVKSETDIYLSDRKYENMTLHHIKNDEEKCKNNLKVSNGTIFNNILNKKYEITNIYKTILFIFKLVNEKNGYNTFCKVLKGNLLKNSKLCNIRNHKYELVKNIYKIKADRYIMINELNMNDIGMIRGFENIQVCDIMFEINETTSSMDKGKLKKDYMKEEKKYQNINDLDKVEVIKNISDNVMNNCDNKWTGNSKLAKFNEIYRIFGSEIKNKGLWYFLKSYKKRISKNIIVCTCSIEPKDYRKEKELKKILKDICIEDNSIISYTDKNNKLIIGSIGILNIEVTLDKIKSDYKIDIKTDDVEIVQKEYILGNYEDTIKKEIKINSKFSSILIGLSIKEKEFVDVSKYIQNILKCDDLSESFSSTNKTNTNVNYSSYDDKNKNKTPKYSFIKNNSATYYNNSKIRTNINDTIILDSNNISEVTKTESKFSDTSELLIDRHLDNTDDILSEKDESDKADDYLLNFNYEDLFQSTVLIDKNVETYIEDLKKRDKKNAKFYDDILNSCITTLKNCLSNGYRTNGSIISTEVKITKLEIPDDCTLAVSKYACNDLYYQIIREANICIAEPITLIQIQTHESFIGAIVKNLVQHKNGTIIQIMKNKEQNDFKIMKIIALIPVKHTSNYASVLRSISSGHADFFMTFCGYKKM